A stretch of the Haloplanus aerogenes genome encodes the following:
- a CDS encoding DUF255 domain-containing protein → MTEAEGTRVEWRDWGEAAFDEARRRGAPVLLALTATWCGDCHEMDARTYGEPRIAANLNDGFVPVRVDVDRHPRVRERYNVGGFPSTVFCTPSGDRIAGAGFLGPDGMRQVIDRVRERWDASGADAGRIPRALAGDPTPAGEVTDRIEEHLAGQLEAQFDDEFGGWGDAPKFPLPRTIEFALKRDQARARQTLDAVTRGLFDEEDGGFYRYARTRDWRDPDRAKLLADNAALVRAFAHAYCYTGEDAYRRPAERTVEYLVDALWNGSAFGGSQGPDDGDTGPRTDLTAYADSNALAVDACLVLAGYTDAEQPREYARRTLSTLREEFVDDGVVRHWIGDDAPSLLLDDAARVVAAGTRAAQVLGDDDALSMARRVADRTIETLREDGSFRDGPSSGPGLLDRPLRPLDSNVAMADALLDLTVLTGEPRYREVAHDAVAAFAGAWDRFGVQVAGYGAVAARLRRDPLVIEVAPDAGSDLHRAALRVADHEKVVRPGAPGPDAGTGIVTVGGRSRVVTAPADLADAVAALAE, encoded by the coding sequence ATGACCGAGGCCGAGGGGACGCGCGTCGAGTGGCGCGACTGGGGCGAGGCCGCCTTCGACGAGGCGCGTCGCCGCGGCGCGCCCGTGTTGCTCGCGCTGACGGCGACGTGGTGTGGGGACTGTCACGAGATGGACGCCCGGACGTACGGCGAGCCACGTATCGCGGCCAACCTGAACGACGGCTTCGTCCCCGTCCGCGTCGACGTGGACCGCCACCCGCGGGTCCGCGAGCGGTACAACGTCGGCGGCTTTCCCTCCACCGTGTTCTGCACGCCGTCGGGCGACCGGATCGCCGGTGCGGGCTTTCTCGGCCCCGACGGGATGCGACAGGTGATCGACCGCGTGCGCGAGCGCTGGGACGCCAGCGGCGCCGACGCCGGACGGATCCCGCGTGCCCTCGCCGGTGATCCGACGCCCGCGGGCGAGGTGACCGACCGCATCGAGGAACACCTCGCCGGGCAACTGGAGGCGCAGTTCGACGACGAGTTCGGCGGGTGGGGCGACGCCCCGAAGTTCCCGCTCCCCCGCACCATCGAGTTCGCGCTCAAACGCGACCAGGCGCGGGCGCGCCAGACGCTCGACGCCGTCACGCGCGGTCTGTTCGACGAGGAGGACGGCGGCTTCTACCGCTACGCTCGGACGCGGGACTGGCGCGACCCGGACCGCGCGAAACTGCTGGCGGACAACGCGGCGCTCGTCCGGGCGTTCGCCCACGCCTACTGTTACACCGGCGAGGACGCGTACCGCCGGCCTGCGGAGCGGACGGTCGAGTATCTGGTCGACGCGCTCTGGAACGGGTCGGCGTTCGGCGGGAGTCAGGGCCCCGACGACGGGGACACCGGCCCGCGGACCGATCTGACCGCGTACGCCGACTCGAACGCGCTCGCGGTCGACGCCTGCCTCGTCCTCGCGGGCTACACCGACGCCGAGCAACCCCGGGAGTACGCCCGCCGAACCCTGTCGACGCTCCGTGAGGAGTTCGTCGACGACGGGGTGGTTCGCCACTGGATCGGTGACGACGCGCCCTCGCTCCTCCTCGACGACGCGGCGCGGGTCGTCGCGGCCGGGACGCGCGCCGCGCAGGTGCTCGGCGACGACGACGCGCTGTCGATGGCTCGGCGCGTCGCGGACCGAACCATCGAGACGCTGCGCGAGGATGGCTCCTTCCGCGACGGACCGTCATCGGGGCCGGGACTCCTCGACCGGCCGCTCCGTCCGCTCGATAGCAACGTCGCCATGGCCGACGCGTTGCTCGACCTCACCGTGCTGACCGGCGAGCCCCGATATCGCGAGGTGGCCCACGACGCGGTCGCCGCCTTCGCGGGCGCGTGGGACCGCTTCGGCGTGCAGGTCGCGGGCTACGGCGCCGTCGCCGCTCGCCTCCGCCGGGACCCGTTGGTGATCGAAGTCGCTCCCGACGCCGGCAGCGACCTCCACCGGGCCGCACTCCGCGTCGCGGACCACGAAAAAGTGGTCCGACCCGGGGCGCCCGGGCCGGACGCAGGGACCGGGATCGTCACTGTCGGTGGTCGCTCTCGAGTCGTGACGGCCCCAGCCGATCTCGCCGACGCCGTCGCGGCGCTGGCCGAATAA
- a CDS encoding FxsA family protein translates to MRLRWVILLLLLIPLADALLLVVVADAVGAPTTVALVVLTGLIGMLLVRAEGRHTVRRLQEKLATGEVPTKELMDGGLLIAAGAFLLTPGLVTDAIGFLIGVPLTRAPIRAGLERFVVRPYMDRKSGGFVTGGVYTGGFPNEGDAYDDDVYDVDGSSYRVDDE, encoded by the coding sequence ATGCGCCTGCGCTGGGTGATCCTGCTCCTGTTGCTCATCCCTCTCGCCGACGCCCTGTTGCTCGTCGTCGTCGCCGACGCCGTCGGCGCCCCGACGACCGTCGCGCTGGTCGTCCTCACCGGCCTGATCGGCATGTTGCTGGTCCGTGCGGAGGGGCGACACACTGTCCGCCGGTTGCAGGAGAAACTCGCGACGGGCGAGGTGCCGACGAAGGAACTCATGGACGGCGGCCTGCTGATCGCCGCGGGTGCCTTCCTGCTCACGCCGGGCCTCGTCACCGACGCCATCGGCTTCCTCATCGGCGTGCCCCTGACGCGCGCGCCGATCCGAGCCGGCCTCGAACGGTTCGTGGTGCGTCCCTACATGGACCGGAAGAGCGGTGGGTTCGTCACCGGCGGCGTCTACACCGGCGGCTTCCCCAACGAGGGCGACGCCTACGACGACGACGTGTACGACGTGGACGGGAGTTCGTACCGCGTCGACGACGAGTGA
- a CDS encoding universal stress protein: protein MFGYWKTPEGEDPAVIREEHVAEAQAKLYELAAQFSRADASTEVQLHFGPADEQMTVLQTRVAEETDADAVVIPKRITLWNNILVPLRDDQNADRIVEFLDAFAPETTFMLELFHVATDPSEVETAREMLGSVERRLLDHGFTESDLEVTVEVATDPEAAIIERASGHNVVVLGETEELPREKLFLGPTYERISERTDIPVVVVRNRR, encoded by the coding sequence TTGTTCGGCTACTGGAAGACGCCTGAAGGGGAGGATCCAGCGGTTATCCGCGAGGAACACGTGGCCGAAGCCCAAGCCAAACTCTACGAGTTGGCGGCCCAGTTCAGTCGTGCCGACGCGTCGACGGAGGTACAGTTGCACTTCGGGCCGGCGGACGAGCAGATGACCGTACTCCAGACCCGGGTCGCCGAGGAAACCGATGCCGACGCGGTCGTCATTCCGAAGCGAATCACCCTGTGGAACAACATCCTCGTCCCATTGCGTGACGATCAGAACGCTGATCGGATCGTAGAGTTTCTCGATGCGTTCGCTCCGGAGACGACTTTCATGCTGGAGTTGTTCCACGTCGCGACCGACCCGAGTGAGGTTGAGACCGCCCGAGAGATGCTCGGTAGCGTGGAACGAAGGCTACTCGACCACGGGTTCACCGAGAGCGATCTCGAAGTCACCGTGGAAGTCGCTACCGATCCAGAGGCAGCAATCATCGAGCGGGCGAGCGGCCACAACGTCGTCGTGCTCGGGGAGACAGAGGAACTACCGCGCGAGAAGCTGTTCCTCGGACCGACCTATGAACGCATCTCGGAGCGTACTGACATCCCGGTCGTGGTCGTTCGAAACCGACGCTGA
- a CDS encoding type II toxin-antitoxin system HicA family toxin — protein MVRTTFSGREIISVLRSFGYTPVSRAGSHVRLRYENEDTGEVRNVDVPMHDEVKIGTLRSIADQCGADDFHAWCEWIDEHR, from the coding sequence ATGGTCCGGACGACGTTTTCGGGACGCGAGATCATCTCGGTACTCCGAAGTTTCGGCTACACGCCCGTCTCCCGTGCCGGGAGTCACGTTCGCCTTCGCTACGAGAACGAGGACACGGGCGAGGTTCGGAACGTCGACGTGCCGATGCACGACGAGGTAAAGATCGGAACCCTCCGCAGTATCGCCGACCAGTGTGGGGCCGACGACTTCCACGCGTGGTGCGAGTGGATCGACGAGCATCGCTGA
- a CDS encoding type II toxin-antitoxin system HicB family antitoxin — MASATRDEETEGVVFVQEDDGSVTAKDLETGLARGGDTRAEALSQLAEVLVLHEGSGDPVTDDDLEELGLDPDAGGDKELPDFLK; from the coding sequence ATGGCAAGTGCCACGCGTGACGAGGAGACGGAAGGAGTCGTTTTCGTCCAAGAGGACGACGGGAGCGTCACCGCGAAGGACCTCGAAACTGGACTGGCGCGCGGCGGGGACACTCGCGCGGAGGCGCTCTCCCAGCTGGCCGAGGTTCTCGTCCTCCACGAGGGCAGCGGCGACCCCGTCACCGACGACGACCTCGAAGAACTCGGCCTCGACCCCGACGCGGGCGGCGACAAGGAACTCCCCGACTTTCTGAAGTAG
- a CDS encoding tyrosine-type recombinase/integrase: MSDDLDPLSPDTALELYLNHRSGEISDQTLQTHRYRLGSFVEWCEENDFHNLNDITGRDLHAYRVERREEGDLKPVTLQGQLSTLRVFLEFCASIDAVPDDLRSKILLPTVSGEEQASVTTLDHERAEAILEYLETYRYASREHVVFALLWTTGMRMGSLRAIDLEDFDPESPHVELVHRPETRATLKNKKRGERFVALSSGMASLLEDYVDNVRLDAEDEYGRRPLVTTNRRRPATGTIRHWIYGVTRPCLHSECPHDRDVEECDATEYDHASKCPSSRSPHNLRSGAITAHLLDDVPVEIVSDRMNVSQDILDRHYDRRSPREKMEQRREYLRNI; the protein is encoded by the coding sequence GTGAGCGACGACCTCGACCCACTCTCCCCGGACACCGCGCTGGAACTCTATCTCAACCACCGTAGCGGGGAGATTTCCGACCAGACCCTCCAGACCCACCGCTACCGGCTGGGGTCGTTCGTCGAGTGGTGCGAGGAGAACGATTTCCACAACCTGAACGACATCACCGGGCGTGACCTCCACGCGTACCGCGTCGAGCGGCGGGAGGAGGGCGACCTGAAGCCCGTGACGCTTCAGGGGCAACTGTCCACGCTTCGGGTGTTCCTGGAGTTCTGCGCGTCTATCGACGCCGTGCCGGACGACCTCCGGTCCAAGATCCTCCTGCCGACGGTCAGCGGAGAGGAACAGGCGAGCGTAACGACGCTCGACCACGAACGCGCGGAGGCGATTCTGGAGTACCTGGAGACGTATCGCTACGCCTCCCGGGAACACGTCGTCTTCGCCCTGCTGTGGACTACAGGGATGCGGATGGGAAGCCTCCGAGCAATCGACCTGGAGGACTTCGACCCCGAGTCACCCCACGTCGAACTCGTCCACCGTCCCGAGACGAGGGCGACGCTGAAGAACAAGAAGCGAGGGGAGCGGTTCGTCGCCCTCTCCTCGGGCATGGCGTCGCTGCTGGAGGACTACGTCGACAACGTCCGCCTCGACGCCGAGGACGAATACGGACGCCGTCCGCTCGTCACTACCAACCGGAGACGCCCAGCGACGGGGACGATTCGACACTGGATCTACGGCGTCACGCGTCCGTGCCTGCACAGCGAGTGCCCGCACGACCGCGACGTAGAGGAGTGCGATGCGACGGAGTACGACCACGCCAGCAAGTGCCCGTCGAGTCGGTCGCCCCACAACCTCCGGTCCGGGGCGATCACCGCGCACCTCCTCGACGACGTGCCGGTGGAGATCGTCAGCGACCGGATGAACGTCAGTCAGGACATTCTGGACCGGCACTACGACCGCCGGTCACCCCGGGAGAAGATGGAACAGCGCCGCGAATACCTGCGGAATATCTGA
- a CDS encoding PIN domain-containing protein: MYAETDFLLALVKADDWLGESADAVYREHRDDLWTSQFTLIELLLVAYREGRDTERVVANAAELLEIRGDADTVLAAASYVEQEGLTPFDALHLVESDGDTIASSDQAYDGLAERVKLEERAPDDE; encoded by the coding sequence ATGTACGCCGAGACGGACTTTCTGCTCGCGCTCGTCAAGGCCGACGATTGGCTCGGCGAGTCGGCTGACGCGGTGTATCGAGAGCATCGAGACGACCTGTGGACATCGCAGTTCACCCTCATCGAACTGCTGTTGGTCGCGTACCGCGAGGGCCGCGACACCGAACGCGTGGTCGCGAACGCCGCCGAACTGCTGGAGATTCGCGGGGACGCCGATACCGTACTGGCCGCCGCGAGTTACGTCGAGCAGGAGGGACTGACGCCCTTCGACGCGCTTCACCTCGTCGAATCTGACGGTGATACCATCGCCTCCAGCGACCAAGCATACGACGGACTCGCAGAGCGGGTCAAACTCGAAGAGCGAGCGCCCGACGACGAGTAA
- a CDS encoding AbrB/MazE/SpoVT family DNA-binding domain-containing protein — protein sequence MTEVTLDDRGRLTLPKQLRERFGDRFHVVELHDGIKLVPVAEDPLAALRDEFDDVDKTAEELRASGREEALDEAGP from the coding sequence ATGACCGAAGTGACGCTCGACGACCGCGGGCGACTGACCCTCCCGAAACAGCTCCGGGAGCGGTTCGGTGACCGCTTCCACGTCGTCGAACTCCACGACGGAATCAAGCTCGTCCCTGTCGCTGAGGATCCTCTCGCGGCCCTCCGAGACGAGTTCGACGACGTGGACAAAACCGCCGAAGAACTTCGCGCGAGCGGTCGGGAAGAGGCGCTGGACGAGGCAGGGCCGTAG
- a CDS encoding DUF7344 domain-containing protein: protein MGIETQCHPGGGDDLVRASILDDRRQRRILAVLLDRAHPMTVHELGVHLVARANGIAPSDVTETECQSVRMDLRHRCLPKLASVGWIDSQPEGIVADDFSVETAVLSPPDLRNPDHPFWDVVSVVLARPYRQDLVSLVADRSAPVTVDELATELLVRETSATLPDDNRRLAIALHHIDLPKLASVGVIEYDPDERTVAPTDQLRRFVEWSNLEVG from the coding sequence ATGGGCATCGAGACGCAATGCCATCCGGGGGGAGGGGACGACCTCGTACGCGCGTCGATACTCGACGACCGACGGCAGCGACGGATTCTCGCGGTGTTGCTGGATCGAGCCCACCCGATGACCGTTCACGAACTCGGTGTCCACCTCGTCGCTCGTGCGAACGGGATCGCTCCGTCGGACGTCACCGAGACCGAGTGCCAGTCGGTACGGATGGATCTGCGGCACCGATGTCTCCCGAAGTTAGCGTCGGTCGGCTGGATCGACTCGCAACCGGAAGGCATCGTCGCTGACGACTTCTCCGTCGAGACGGCGGTTCTGTCGCCCCCCGATCTGCGCAACCCGGACCATCCGTTCTGGGACGTGGTGAGCGTGGTCCTCGCGCGGCCGTACCGACAGGACCTCGTCTCGCTCGTCGCTGACCGATCCGCCCCCGTCACTGTGGACGAACTCGCGACCGAACTGCTCGTGCGGGAAACGAGTGCGACACTGCCCGACGACAACCGGCGTCTCGCCATCGCCCTCCACCACATCGACCTCCCGAAGCTCGCGTCGGTTGGAGTGATCGAGTACGACCCGGACGAACGCACGGTCGCTCCGACCGATCAGTTGCGGCGGTTCGTCGAGTGGTCGAATCTCGAAGTCGGATAG
- a CDS encoding bacterio-opsin activator domain-containing protein — MTSRQPRDIYAETLAVFDRGEEFEPLTTPEVADALDANRRTVYKRLRKLADRGVIETKETGSNSRVWWRPPTGTALPSSHDTDESAERRRDLEQRSRVMESVIDGIAITDADGEYLYVNDTHADLYGYDDADALLGEHWHVCYGEDELARFEEEIIPTLYEEGAWRGEALGRRQDGTTFPQDLSLTVADDGGIICVVRDITEHKEQERELRDARRFNEELVENAPFGMFRLDEDLQITYENPRAEEIIGLPDDQESSDAIGVDISKLPPIVETGQAEMFHRLQDGETIEFEFPFKSIYGKEAYFTGRAVPLYRDDEFDGAILMATDISERRQYERELERQREQLAALDELNDVVRGITEAVIDQSTREEIERVVCDQLAVSDSYRFAWLGAADSGLQLEPRVEAGVEGYLDELSLSADLDGPTSHGPTADAIRTQEIQIAQNVREDPDFESLRDDARAFGYRSSAVIPIVHQGMLYGVLGVCSERADAFAEKERAVVGQLGDVVGHAIAAVDRKRALMSDEMIELEIRIPNLLASRESTDGTVTIDRVTPMGDDEYLLYGTAIDGAMPMIHTLGEQRPDWKDVRTFDDTGDEVRFEQRLSDPPMTSIVADYGGNFKTGRIEDGVYSATIQFPPGTNVRRVIDRIQETYLDVQIVSQRQVARDEPSSQHILNALAENLTERQRTALEAGYFGGFFEWPRHRSGEEVAESLGVGASTFHQHVRKAERKLLDVVFAEF, encoded by the coding sequence ATGACTTCCCGTCAGCCACGGGATATATACGCCGAGACCCTGGCCGTCTTCGACCGGGGCGAGGAGTTCGAACCGCTCACGACGCCGGAGGTGGCGGACGCACTGGACGCCAACCGACGGACTGTGTACAAACGGCTCCGCAAACTCGCCGACCGTGGTGTGATCGAGACGAAGGAGACGGGGTCGAACTCACGGGTCTGGTGGCGGCCTCCGACCGGGACGGCTTTGCCATCGTCCCACGACACTGACGAGTCTGCGGAGCGCCGGCGGGACCTGGAGCAGCGGTCACGGGTGATGGAGTCGGTCATCGACGGCATCGCGATCACCGACGCCGACGGCGAGTATCTCTACGTCAACGACACACACGCGGACCTGTACGGCTACGACGACGCCGACGCTCTCCTCGGCGAACACTGGCACGTCTGTTACGGCGAGGACGAACTCGCCCGGTTCGAAGAGGAGATCATCCCGACGCTCTACGAGGAGGGGGCGTGGCGCGGCGAGGCACTCGGGCGCCGACAGGACGGGACGACCTTTCCCCAGGACCTCTCACTGACCGTCGCCGACGACGGCGGGATCATCTGTGTCGTCCGCGACATCACCGAGCACAAGGAACAGGAACGCGAACTTCGCGACGCCCGCCGATTCAACGAGGAACTGGTCGAGAACGCGCCGTTCGGGATGTTTCGGCTGGACGAGGATCTGCAGATCACGTACGAGAACCCGCGCGCCGAGGAGATCATCGGCCTGCCCGACGACCAGGAGTCGTCGGATGCCATCGGGGTGGACATCAGCAAACTGCCGCCGATCGTGGAGACGGGGCAAGCGGAGATGTTCCACCGGTTGCAGGACGGGGAGACCATCGAATTCGAGTTCCCGTTTAAATCGATCTACGGCAAGGAGGCGTACTTCACGGGGCGGGCAGTGCCCCTGTATCGTGACGACGAGTTCGACGGCGCGATTCTGATGGCGACCGACATCTCGGAGCGCCGGCAGTACGAACGCGAGCTGGAGCGCCAGCGCGAACAACTCGCCGCGCTCGACGAACTCAACGACGTCGTTCGTGGGATCACCGAGGCGGTCATCGACCAGTCGACCCGGGAAGAGATCGAACGGGTCGTCTGTGACCAGTTGGCGGTGTCCGACTCATATCGGTTCGCCTGGCTGGGCGCGGCCGACTCGGGACTCCAGCTAGAGCCGCGAGTGGAGGCTGGCGTCGAGGGGTACCTCGACGAACTCTCGCTCTCGGCCGATCTCGACGGACCGACCAGTCACGGACCGACTGCGGACGCCATCCGCACCCAGGAGATACAGATCGCGCAGAACGTACGCGAGGACCCGGACTTCGAGTCGTTACGCGACGACGCGCGCGCGTTCGGCTACCGGTCGTCGGCCGTGATTCCGATCGTTCATCAGGGGATGCTCTACGGCGTCCTCGGTGTCTGCTCGGAGCGCGCCGACGCGTTCGCCGAAAAAGAGCGGGCAGTCGTCGGGCAGTTGGGTGACGTGGTCGGTCACGCCATCGCCGCGGTCGACCGTAAACGGGCACTCATGAGCGACGAGATGATCGAACTCGAGATCCGAATCCCGAACCTGCTGGCGTCGCGTGAATCGACGGACGGGACCGTCACCATCGACCGGGTGACGCCGATGGGCGACGACGAATACCTGCTGTACGGGACCGCAATCGACGGCGCCATGCCGATGATCCACACGCTCGGTGAGCAACGCCCGGACTGGAAGGACGTGCGCACGTTCGACGACACGGGCGACGAGGTACGGTTCGAACAGCGACTCTCGGACCCGCCGATGACTTCCATCGTCGCGGACTACGGGGGGAATTTCAAGACGGGCCGGATCGAGGATGGCGTGTACAGCGCGACCATCCAGTTCCCGCCGGGGACGAACGTGCGCCGGGTCATCGACCGGATTCAGGAGACGTATCTGGACGTTCAGATCGTCAGCCAACGCCAGGTTGCCCGGGACGAGCCATCGTCACAGCACATCCTGAACGCCCTCGCGGAGAATCTGACCGAGCGCCAGCGGACGGCGCTCGAAGCGGGCTACTTCGGCGGCTTCTTCGAGTGGCCGCGGCATCGCTCCGGCGAGGAGGTCGCCGAATCGCTCGGCGTCGGCGCATCGACGTTCCACCAGCACGTTCGCAAGGCCGAGCGGAAACTTCTCGACGTCGTCTTCGCCGAATTCTGA
- a CDS encoding halocyanin domain-containing protein: MTDERTRRTVLRLAVGAGLVGLAGCLTPRRQPRPGGGGDGGSGARGTPHSPGSGPHDQQGTGRHGGQHGSPMGPHGSTTRRGTQARDGDSADQWLADVDNFDGVVDRTNRSTVTVRVGAAGNGGYYAFEPPAVRVSRGTTVEWTWTGEGGAHDVVARDGSFESDLTASADATFSHTFATTGTYPYYCTPHRSLGMKGIVVVV, translated from the coding sequence ATGACCGACGAACGCACCCGCCGGACGGTCCTGCGCCTCGCCGTCGGGGCCGGACTGGTGGGACTGGCCGGTTGCCTCACTCCTCGCCGGCAACCACGACCCGGTGGCGGCGGAGACGGCGGGTCGGGGGCCCGCGGAACGCCCCACAGCCCCGGGAGTGGGCCCCACGACCAACAGGGGACGGGACGCCACGGCGGCCAACACGGCAGTCCGATGGGGCCACACGGGTCGACGACCCGCCGAGGAACACAGGCGCGGGACGGCGACTCGGCCGATCAGTGGTTAGCCGATGTCGACAACTTCGACGGGGTCGTCGACCGAACCAACCGGTCGACGGTGACGGTGCGAGTCGGCGCGGCGGGCAACGGCGGCTACTACGCCTTCGAACCCCCGGCCGTCCGCGTGTCGCGAGGGACGACCGTCGAGTGGACGTGGACCGGCGAAGGCGGCGCGCACGACGTGGTCGCGCGCGACGGCAGTTTCGAGAGCGACCTCACCGCGAGCGCCGACGCGACGTTTAGCCACACGTTCGCCACGACCGGAACGTATCCGTACTACTGTACGCCACACCGGTCGCTGGGGATGAAAGGCATCGTTGTCGTCGTCTGA
- a CDS encoding universal stress protein codes for MYQVLVPVDTNTNRAQHQAQYVARLPNAESTVAATVLYVAPPETFASADEVSFAEVDAAATAAEILERTGVEVDRRVDGGSVSRAIVDAIEDVDADEVVMGGRKRSGVTSVLLGSTVQDVLLSTERPVTVTGERVSLGDGVRRVLVPVDESETRARRQAAYVTDLPGDPSNVEATVFYVFRHQDYAGAPPHEFAEVDSAVAAAEELEAAGVEVERVAEGGEIARRILRAAEDRAVDGIVMGGRKRSGVQKVLLGSTIQDVLLSAERPVTLTG; via the coding sequence ATGTACCAGGTACTCGTCCCCGTCGACACGAACACGAACCGCGCGCAGCATCAGGCGCAGTACGTCGCTCGCTTGCCCAACGCCGAGTCGACCGTGGCGGCGACGGTGCTCTACGTCGCGCCGCCGGAGACGTTCGCCTCGGCCGACGAGGTGTCGTTTGCGGAGGTGGACGCCGCCGCCACCGCCGCCGAGATACTCGAACGCACCGGTGTCGAGGTCGACCGCCGCGTCGATGGCGGGAGCGTCTCGCGGGCCATCGTCGACGCCATCGAGGACGTGGATGCCGACGAAGTGGTCATGGGCGGACGGAAACGATCTGGCGTGACCAGCGTGTTGCTCGGAAGTACCGTCCAGGACGTGTTGCTCTCGACGGAGCGGCCGGTCACCGTCACGGGCGAACGGGTGAGTCTCGGTGACGGGGTGCGCCGGGTACTCGTTCCGGTCGACGAGAGCGAGACGCGGGCGCGCCGACAGGCGGCGTACGTCACTGATCTGCCCGGCGATCCGTCGAACGTCGAGGCGACCGTGTTCTACGTCTTCCGCCACCAGGATTACGCGGGCGCTCCACCCCACGAGTTCGCGGAGGTGGATAGTGCCGTCGCCGCCGCCGAGGAACTCGAAGCGGCCGGGGTCGAGGTCGAACGCGTCGCCGAGGGCGGGGAAATCGCCCGGCGCATCCTCCGAGCGGCCGAGGACCGCGCCGTCGACGGCATCGTGATGGGCGGGCGGAAACGCTCCGGCGTCCAGAAGGTGCTGCTCGGAAGCACGATCCAGGACGTCTTGCTCTCCGCCGAGCGACCGGTCACGCTGACGGGGTGA
- a CDS encoding cyclic 2,3-diphosphoglycerate synthase: MNTTRVVIMGAAGRDFHDFNTVFRDDDSCEVVAFTRTESQNLGELDEPPERRYPAELAGEGYPDGIPIRPEFDLETIVDEADVDTVVFSYSDVSHEHVMHQASRALAAGADFRLVGPDRMMLDADVPVVAVDAVRTGCGKSQTARKFADLLAYRGADVVVVREPMPYGDLVAQKVQRFASLDDLDDQQVTIEEREEYEGHIERGHVVYAGVDYAAILDRAEAEADVIVWDGGNNELPFYTPDVHVVVADPHRAGDELRYHPGETNLRIADYVLINKENTADAAGIREVEENARAVNPDATIIHADSTITADGSAIAGKRVLVVEDGPTLTHGNAPHGAGLLAARKYGAADIVDPEPVAVGSLQRVFEAYDHLDTVLPAMGYSDRQIRDLEATIRNADPEVVVSGTPHDLARLIDVDVPVVRVRYELAEKNFTLDDVLDRHADQLGLTPSA; encoded by the coding sequence ATGAACACGACGCGCGTCGTCATCATGGGCGCGGCGGGGCGTGACTTCCACGACTTCAACACCGTCTTCCGCGACGACGACTCCTGCGAAGTGGTCGCGTTCACGCGCACCGAGTCGCAGAACCTCGGCGAACTCGACGAACCGCCGGAGCGACGATATCCCGCCGAACTGGCCGGCGAGGGCTACCCGGACGGGATTCCGATCCGGCCCGAATTCGACCTCGAAACCATCGTCGACGAGGCGGACGTGGACACGGTCGTCTTCTCGTACTCCGACGTATCGCACGAACACGTGATGCACCAGGCATCGCGCGCGCTCGCTGCGGGTGCGGACTTCCGCCTCGTCGGTCCGGACCGGATGATGCTCGACGCCGACGTGCCGGTCGTCGCCGTCGACGCCGTCCGAACGGGCTGTGGCAAGTCACAGACGGCCCGGAAGTTCGCGGATTTACTGGCCTACCGCGGTGCCGACGTCGTCGTCGTCCGGGAACCGATGCCTTACGGCGACCTCGTCGCCCAGAAGGTCCAGCGATTCGCCAGCCTCGACGATCTGGACGATCAGCAGGTGACCATCGAGGAACGCGAGGAGTACGAGGGCCACATCGAACGGGGCCACGTCGTCTACGCGGGCGTCGACTACGCGGCCATCCTCGACCGCGCCGAAGCCGAGGCCGACGTGATCGTCTGGGACGGCGGCAACAACGAACTCCCGTTCTACACGCCCGACGTGCACGTCGTGGTGGCCGATCCGCACCGCGCTGGCGACGAACTCCGCTATCACCCCGGGGAAACCAACCTCCGGATCGCGGATTACGTCCTCATCAACAAGGAGAACACGGCCGATGCGGCCGGGATTCGGGAGGTCGAGGAGAACGCCCGCGCGGTGAATCCCGACGCGACGATCATCCACGCGGACTCGACGATCACGGCCGACGGGTCCGCCATCGCCGGCAAGCGCGTCCTCGTCGTCGAGGACGGTCCGACGCTCACACACGGCAACGCCCCGCACGGCGCCGGCCTCCTCGCCGCCCGGAAGTACGGCGCCGCCGATATCGTCGACCCCGAACCCGTGGCCGTCGGGTCGCTCCAACGCGTGTTCGAGGCCTACGACCACCTCGACACCGTCCTCCCGGCGATGGGGTACAGCGACCGGCAGATTCGGGACCTCGAGGCGACGATCCGGAATGCCGATCCCGAGGTGGTGGTCTCCGGGACGCCACACGATCTCGCCCGCCTGATCGACGTGGACGTGCCCGTCGTCCGCGTCCGGTACGAACTGGCCGAGAAGAACTTCACGCTCGACGACGTGCTCGACCGCCACGCCGACCAGCTGGGGCTCACCCCGTCAGCGTGA